AATAACCAATACAAAATACTTAATAATTTTTCTCTCTTAATGTGGCATTCTTATATTATCTATACGTGCATAAACAATGCACTCTGTATGTTTATTGATAGTGACACGTTCTCTGTAGTTTGGGCTCTGTACTCCAGTCATTGTTTGTTGTCTCTAACAGCCTCTGGGATGTGCAGAGGAAGACCTCTCTGGTTTTCTAGGGGGAGGGAGAATTCCCAGAGGACACATGACATCTGTTGTGGTTTTCTTCCATAGAGACCTGCATCACCAGGCAGTACTCAGGTAGACCTCATTTGTTGTTAGGTGAACCACACAGTTCTGCCTGATGCTAGTCAACAAGgttgtttgaattattttccAAGAAAGTGCAACGCTCATGCAGGAGGGAACAAGATCGAGAGCAAAGGTCATCTTCATTTAGGAAAATGTGTTAGTCTAAGGCTACACTTTGGAGAATGGATAAAACAGGTTATGTTAGTATTAGAGGCAACCAATGGCAGAGATTGCTCAGGTGGCAACGAGGGcagaaagtgaatgagaaagGAGACGATGGAGTCAAGGATGAAGGCAAACGTAGCATCAATCTGGATCTGAAGTTGAAAGTTAAGTGAGTAATTAATGGTTGGATAGACTATGACATGAAGAGTGCAGTAAATGTATCATAGTAGTAACTTTAGTTGTAAatttagtcaacacacagcatCATTTCCGTACAAACATTTGAAGTCCTAATGCACTTTACTTTAATCTCTACTATAGAAAGCTTTCTTTATCCATAACATATCCATGTCTGCCAAATCACAGGCTTTTTCTAagacttttaatttaaaatacagACAGGTATTTACGTTACATGTAGGGTAGGTAATACAGACAAATTGATATTTTAATCTATTTGTAATTTTCATAATATTAACAATTTTCCTTGTGTACGATGATCAAGTATTAAACACAATTAATTTCCCTGTCCCTCATCATTTCCCTCTCAGTTGGAGGGAGTGGTCGGTTGATCCGGCAGAACAGTTTTATTATGTCTGGCTGCAGGTCATGATCTTCCCCATTGTCTACAACTGGGTAATCATCATTTTGAGGTAAACGCTTGACAGATATCAAATAGTGATAATGACCATATATCTAAACATTAAACTAGCAATCATTTGACATCCCTTGAAACCCTGACTtgttggttgtgttttcttagGACATGCTTCACTGCAATTGCACTGAGCTACCTGCCTGTGTGGCTTACACTGGACTATCTGTCAGACCTCATGTATATGGTTGACATGATCATCACTGTTCACACaggtaaatgtgtttttatttttgttggttttgattgagacattaaaatacaatatgattctacaaattcagattttactCTGGGCTTTGTTGTCCCTCTCCAGGTTACTTGGATCAGGGCATCCTGATTAAGGACCTAACTCAGCTGAAGAAGCGCTACCTTCACTCTAAATGTTTCTTAAGGGACCTGGCTTCCCTGCTGCCCACCGACTTCCTCTACTTTGTCTTTGGCATCCAAACTCCGCTGGTGAGGATCAACCGCCTTCTGCGTTTGCCACGACTCAACGAGGCCCTGGATCGCATGGAGACGAGAACCTCCTACCCCAACACCTTCCGCATCTCCAAGCTCATGATATACATCTTTGTGTTGATCCACTGGAATGCCTGTCTCTACTTTGCACTGTCCAGCTATATCGGCTTTGGAAGTGATCGTTGGGTCTACCCCAACATGACCAACCCAGAGTTTGCCTCCATGCGTCgtcagtacttttactgcttcTGGTTCTCTGCCCAGATTTTCACCACAGTAGGAGACACCCCCCTGccaaaaagggaagaggagtACTTGTTTATGATTGCAGACCTGCTCATTGCCGTGCTGGTGTTTGCATCgattgttggcaatgttggCAATGTCATCACAAGCCTGAGGGACCGTGATAATGTCTTCTTCCCTAACCATGAGCTGGTAAGTTGGGAAAGAAGGGAATGGGAGATGGCTTTTAATTACATTCTTTGGCTAGGTGAAAGAAAATAAggttcttcttttcctctttcaggtGAAGGCATACCTGCGCAGCCATTACATAAGCAAGGAGCTTCGACAGCGCATCGACAACTGGTACCAGCATCTTCACATCAACAAGAAGATCATGCGAGAGAATGAAATCCTGCAACAGCTGCCTGTACATCTGAGGACAGAGATCGCTGTCAGCGTGCACCTTCCCACACTCTCCAAAGTCACCATCTTCCAGAGCTGTGAGAAAagtctgctggaggagctggtgcTCAAACTAACACCTCAGGTCAGTTTGGGGCTGCGTTGCTGGTGGTGTGTAGCCATGTAGCAACAGGTACACTAGCAACCTGTATTGAATCTGCCACTCTCAGGTTCAACAATGGCATATTCTTGGCTTGCAGATTTGAATTGAACCCTGTTGCTTTGCCTAGTTTATCATCTAATTCATCAGAAATGCTTCCAGAAAAGAACTGTTCAAAGATGAAGAGGTTTCTTATGCCCTTTGTCTTGCAGGTGTTCAGTCCAGGAGAGTACGTCTGCAGGAAAGGAGATGTGGGCCATGAAATGTACATCATCAAAGAGGGAAAGCTTGCAGTTGTAGCAGATGATGGGGTCACGGAGTTTGCTGTGCTGAGTGAAGGGAACTTCTTTGGGGAAATTAGTATCCTCAACATCAAAGGTAAGTCAAGTGTCAAGTACTTTGCACATGTTCATAtgacatttattcattaatgtAGATGGTAAATAGACCTAGGGGGAAAATGGGCGTTGCTGCTGCCAGTCCTTGTACAACGTTGGGCTTAACACATATTGGATGTACAGTGAtgaaatttaatttattttaattttcatttatttatttaggacAACATATCAGCAGTGTTGTTCACTGTGCCAGTGTTAACCAGCTGGCTTATTTTcaacagaaagaaggaaaacattgaTGCAATAATATAACAGCATCCATTATTCACTACAAAGCAACAAAGCTCAAATGAGCAACACTGTTAATAACCACATTTTGCATTCATTAGCCATGCAGAGCAGCATTGAGCAATAAGACATGTAGATTAAGTACAATGTTAACATGTAACATTAAtcttaataaaatgttaatagaAATAGTTTAAAAGATTATAAAATGATAACATCAAACTCTAAACACATAAACCATGAAGCACAGAGTTGAGAGACACAACTCAACAACATGACTAAAATACTAATACTTAAATATCAATATAGTTGACCTTCTCATATAAGACAGctttaaacaacaaatgtgCCTGTCTTGGACATCATATCCTTTGTATTGATATtctttagtttttctttaaatctttaGGTTTTAAAGAAATCACATGTTTCCTTTTAGGTAACAAGTCTGGCAATCGTCGCACTGCCAACATCCGAAGCATTGGCTACTCTGACCTGTTCAGCTTGTCCAAAGAAGACCTGACAGACACGCTATCCGAGTTCCCTGCAGCCAAACGACACCTGGAGGAGAAAGGTAGACAGATCCTCACCAAGATGGGCATGTTGGAGGAGagcggagagggagaggagggagaggcaaACAACGTCGAAACCAAGATAAGCAAGCTGGAGAGCAACTTGGAAGTCCTGCAAACAAAACTAGCTCGACTCATGGTGGAATTAGAGTCGAGCAACCGCAAGATGCAGGCCAGGGTGGAGCAGCTGGAGTGGGAGGTGGCAGCACTGGAGACTCAACTGccagaagatggagaagaaggaaaaagagcaCCAGGAAGAGGTGAAGGGGTGGGAGGGGAAGTTGGCTGGGAGCgagaagaggcagagggagaggaagaggagggtccAGATGCAAAGGTAAAAAAACAGGGACAGGGAGAAGATGGTAATGATGTGACcaaagagggagatggagagagcacCAAAAGCACAAAAGAGGACATGGAGAGGATTTTGGACGGCGATAAATCTGGGTTGAAAGACCCGGATgatcaggaaaagaaaaaagaagatgatggagagaaaagcagagagaaaggagatgaCAGACCTGGGAAAGGAGATGGAGCTGAGATTGAACCTGAAgatgagaaagaagagaaaagtggagagagagaacctgaagaggggagagaaaaggctGAAGAAGACTtagaaaaaagagagatggagcagaAAGATGAAGGGCcgaagaaatgaatgaaaaagcaaaataactgaaatggAGAATTAAGTTTACAAAAAACCtaagtgtgtatttttgtctgtatgtatctttgtctgttttatattaataaaactATTGAAAACCTCAACATCTCATTGACACACTTTCTGCAATACACCGTTGTACCCCTAGGTGGCAGCATTGTATCTCCCAGTGTACATGGATGTGTATCATCTAAAACAGAAGGTGTTGAAACTACATGACAGATGGTATCAAAGAGTACGTATAGGTTATTGAAAGCACATgacaatattttattaaaacactCAATTAGAAATGTGGTATGGTAAAATGGTCTTCAGTGTTTTCCCTGTCGTTTCACCCATCCAGGATGGAACATCTAAATAGCATTTGGACCAGCACAAAACTTTGCACTGAAAACTACTGAATTAAAACTGCTAGAGTTTAAGAAGCTCTTTCAGGGCAGTGGTAATTTGCAAGGACATTCTAGGATATCACAGctataaatataataattataattataacccataattttcttttcttttacagtcaTGGTAATAATGCAATAGTATAATatctaataataaaacactgtcagGAGACACTCTTCTGtatgatgagtacttttacttttgatagtacattttactgataatatgtctgtacttttactcaggATTTTTGATTGCTGGACTTTCATAATGTGGTAtggctacttttacttaagtaaacgatctgaatactttttttcattattataagTAACACAACCTTCCTAGTTTACAGGCTTTGCCTCCAAGCCAAACTCTTCAACGATACACCTGTAATGAATGTCTTAAAAAGCACAGGTCGACCCTTTAATGACGCATAGTTTACGCACTTCCCGGAAGTGCAGTGGGGACACAGGCCCCATCGATTCAACACAACTGCATACATAAGCATTTACTAATAATAAAGCTCTGTTTGTATGTCATTTTCATGGAGTACTATCGCTAACACATATGGAGTGTCAAGAGGAAAAGCCGATCATCTACACTATGGAAAACAAGCCGATTGTGACATGTGAGTGTTTATTAAAAGGAGACGTTCAGTCTTATTTTTTCTGGTCTTGacagttagccagctagctataCCCATTAGCGTTAGCTTGTTTTAGCTAGGCTAGCTGGTACCTGTATTAGCCAGCTTGTAGACGCTGCGTGTGTGAGACGATTGGCAGCGTAATTCCTATTTGTCAAGGGTATAATATTTTCATACTTATATACTGCACCGCTGTCTGGGCTCAATGTTCACACAGGGAAACGGTATCTCTTTCAGCTGGCTAGTAGCTACATTGATTAACAGGCCTAGCTAACGATATAACGTCACGGCTAGTTGCTGCAGTTTTGGGAAGTATATCACCTTGTTCCCTGCTTGACAGCCACAGTTTCCTCTGTTAGCAGCTCAGACAGCAGTCACCGCATGATGTTTGAGCATCGGGGTCAGTTTGCCATTCATAAATCGCTTGGAGTCTTATGGAAGCTGCTTGTAGGGGTTATTTTAGGAGCCGACTCTGGTTTTGGGTGCCAGCTTCACTTAACACCGCAGGCTGCTCCATTTTTAGGACAGAGTGGCCCAAAAGTGCCCCAGTATGGGAGCAGACACAGGCACTGGGAAGTCAGAATATGAAAGGGAATCATGGGTGTGAACAGTGGGATTTATTGGTGGATTTAAAATTTAAGTCACATCTGATAACACCTGAGGGGTTATGTTATGTCCTAACTCAGGTGAATGCCTCTGAACGCATCCTTGGTTACATTTGTGACTTTTGCATTGATGATTATATTCATAAATAAAGCAACTTAGTCTAAATGAATTAGCAGGGGCACATACATGTGGACAGTGGTGCAGAATGTCAGCCCATTTCTCTAAATTCTCTGACCTTAGCAAAGATGGCAAGTGAACAGTTATCTTTTCCATTTGGCAACTTTGTTTGGTGAAGGAACGGTTCAAATTCTAATTTGCTTTATTGTGGAGGGAATAATTAGGCAGAAGAGTCTTTGTTAAGATTATGGACATGACCTGACATGTTCTGGTAGCTTATTTCTGAGAGTTCAGTGTAATTACCAATGCCAAGTCTTAACTGTAAAACGGATAGTtacacaagagacacaaactaaGGCTGAGGTAGAAAAGGGTATTTGCAAGACAGAATATATAATTAAACAGTGGgcagtgaaatgtatttttaggtTCACTGCGTAAGTCGCCAGTTGCCTCAAGATGGATGCAGAAAACACCAGAGTTCTGTGAGAGGGGTTAGAGATGCTACCATGAATGACCTCTCTTTCTATGTTTCTGTCATTGCTGCAGACTATACATATAGACCATACACCTAAACATTGATTTATAGATTTATGAATAAAAAGATTACGTTATGAATGTACAACTTTCACTGTCCCCAGCAAGATGAGCAGTCTTGAAGTTTTGCTATTATTTGTGTCAGATTGACTCACATGGTCACAGGgattatatttgtgtttgctttgcagGGTTGTATTTGATTGCAGTTTTTGATAGCCTGCACATTCATAGTCCAGTTTtatactgtagctttaagacCTTGGAAAGATTAATGATATCATCTAACGCACACGGATGCATTAACTAAATGTGTGTACTGCTGTATTTTAATAATGCCATTCGGCTTCCAGTTTCAGATCAGAATACTGAATCACTCTCACTGAAAAGACCAGTGTTTACTGGCAGCCATGAACTGTAAGAGTGACCAGTTCATATTTTGTTACGGTGGTGATTGCTCATTCAAATTactcaaatataaaatacatatgtCAGAAAGCAAAACTCCACATccagtaatgtttttttcatctgtccAGGTGTTAAGCAGTGGGCAGCAGACAGGCTAATTGATTTACAATGCAGCCAAACAGGACAAGGAAATGTGTTGGCCCATGTCCAGCACACTGGATTCAAATAGAGCTCACTGTGAGGTTTAAGTGCTGACGTTCATCTTGTAGGATGTATTAGGGTGTTTACATTAGCACTGGGTGAGCAGTGTAGGACCAGTAGTCCTGTTTACCCTTGGGGGCTATTTCTAAAATGGGCTTTATATGCAGTTCATTGGATGTGGCCCAGTTCCAGTGTAGCTTTAACAACTACTTCAGTCTCACAAGTCACT
This window of the Enoplosus armatus isolate fEnoArm2 chromosome 11, fEnoArm2.hap1, whole genome shotgun sequence genome carries:
- the cnga4 gene encoding cyclic nucleotide-gated channel alpha-4 translates to MDKTGYVSIRGNQWQRLLRWQRGQKVNEKGDDGVKDEGKRSINLDLKLKVNWREWSVDPAEQFYYVWLQVMIFPIVYNWVIIILRTCFTAIALSYLPVWLTLDYLSDLMYMVDMIITVHTGYLDQGILIKDLTQLKKRYLHSKCFLRDLASLLPTDFLYFVFGIQTPLVRINRLLRLPRLNEALDRMETRTSYPNTFRISKLMIYIFVLIHWNACLYFALSSYIGFGSDRWVYPNMTNPEFASMRRQYFYCFWFSAQIFTTVGDTPLPKREEEYLFMIADLLIAVLVFASIVGNVGNVITSLRDRDNVFFPNHELVKAYLRSHYISKELRQRIDNWYQHLHINKKIMRENEILQQLPVHLRTEIAVSVHLPTLSKVTIFQSCEKSLLEELVLKLTPQVFSPGEYVCRKGDVGHEMYIIKEGKLAVVADDGVTEFAVLSEGNFFGEISILNIKGNKSGNRRTANIRSIGYSDLFSLSKEDLTDTLSEFPAAKRHLEEKGRQILTKMGMLEESGEGEEGEANNVETKISKLESNLEVLQTKLARLMVELESSNRKMQARVEQLEWEVAALETQLPEDGEEGKRAPGRGEGVGGEVGWEREEAEGEEEEGPDAKVKKQGQGEDGNDVTKEGDGESTKSTKEDMERILDGDKSGLKDPDDQEKKKEDDGEKSREKGDDRPGKGDGAEIEPEDEKEEKSGEREPEEGREKAEEDLEKREMEQKDEGPKK